From Streptomyces sp. NBC_01754, a single genomic window includes:
- a CDS encoding TlpA family protein disulfide reductase gives MSSGRAPRRRFALFAATAVAGALTLSACSDDGVKSGGGGNTNFITGNSGIATVPKGERTEAPKLDGTTLDGKALDVADYKGKVVVLNVWGSWCGPCRLEAKHFSKVAKETEDQGVQFVGINTQDTQRSLAINFEQDYGVTYPSLYDPTGKLILRFPKGTLNLQTIPSTVVVDREGKIAARKLGGLDSEKLHEMIDPLIAEK, from the coding sequence ATGAGCTCTGGCCGCGCACCCCGACGCCGCTTCGCCCTGTTCGCCGCCACCGCGGTGGCCGGCGCCCTGACGCTGTCCGCGTGCTCGGACGACGGCGTCAAGTCCGGCGGTGGGGGCAACACGAACTTCATCACCGGCAACAGCGGGATCGCCACCGTCCCCAAGGGCGAGCGCACCGAAGCCCCGAAGCTTGACGGCACCACCCTTGACGGCAAGGCGCTCGACGTCGCCGACTACAAGGGCAAGGTCGTCGTCCTGAACGTCTGGGGCTCCTGGTGCGGCCCCTGCCGGCTGGAGGCCAAGCACTTCAGCAAGGTCGCCAAGGAGACCGAGGACCAGGGTGTCCAGTTCGTCGGCATCAACACCCAGGACACCCAGAGGTCCCTGGCGATCAACTTCGAGCAGGACTACGGCGTCACCTACCCGAGCCTGTACGACCCCACCGGAAAGCTCATCCTCCGCTTCCCCAAGGGGACCCTGAACCTGCAGACGATCCCCTCGACCGTGGTCGTCGACCGCGAGGGGAAGATCGCCGCCCGCAAGCTCGGCGGTCTCGACTCCGAGAAGCTGCACGAGATGATCGACCCGCTGATCGCGGAGAAGTGA